The following coding sequences lie in one Pan paniscus chromosome X, NHGRI_mPanPan1-v2.0_pri, whole genome shotgun sequence genomic window:
- the EIF2S3 gene encoding eukaryotic translation initiation factor 2 subunit 3 encodes MAGGEAGVTLGQPHLSRQDLTTLDVTKLTPLSHEVISRQATINIGTIGHVAHGKSTVVKAISGVHTVRFKNELERNITIKLGYANAKIYKLDDPSCPRPECYRSCGSSTPDEFPTDIPGTKGNFKLVRHVSFVDCPGHDILMATMLNGAAVMDAALLLIAGNESCPQPQTSEHLAAIEIMKLKHILILQNKIDLVKESQAKEQYEQILAFVQGTVAEGAPIIPISAQLKYNIEVVCEYIVKKIPVPPRDFTSEPRLIVIRSFDVNKPGCEVDDLKGGVAGGSILKGVLKVGQEIEVRPGIVSKDSEGKLMCKPIFSKIVSLFAEHNDLQYAAPGGLIGVGTKIDPTLCRADRMVGQVLGAVGALPEIFTELEISYFLLRRLLGVRTEGDKKAAKVQKLSKNEVLMVNIGSLSTGGRVSAVKADLGKIVLTNPVCTEVGEKIALSRRVEKHWRLIGWGQIRRGVTIKPTVDDD; translated from the exons GATGTTACCAAGTTGACGCCACTTTCACACGAAGTTATCAGCAGACAAGCCACAATTAACATAG GTACAATTGGTCATGTAGCTCATGGGAAATCCACAGTCGTCAAAGCTATTTCTGGAGTTCATACTGTCAGGTTCAAAAATGAACTAGAAAGAAATATTACAATCAAGCTTGGATATGCTAATGCTAAG atttataaGCTTGATGACCCAAGTTGTCCTCGGCCAGAATGTTATAGATCTTGTGGGAGCAGTACACCTGATGAGTTTCCTACGGACATTCCAGGGACCAAAGGGAACTTCAAATTAGTCAG ACATGTTTCCTTTGTTGACTGTCCTGGCCACGATATTTTGATGGCTACTATGCTGAACGGTGCAGCAGTGATGGATGCAGCTCTTCTGTTGATAG CTGGTAATGAATCTTGCCCTCAGCCTCAGACATCGGAACACCTGGCTGCTATAGAGATCATGAAACTGAAGCATATTTtgattctacaaaataaaattgatttggtAAAAGAAAGTCAGGCTAAAGAACAATACGAGCAGATCCTTGCATTTGTCCAAG GTACAGTAGCAGAGGGAGCTCCCATTATTCCAATTTCAGCTCAGCTGAAATACAATATTGAAGTtgtttgtgagtacatagtaaaGAAAATTCCAGTACCCCCAAGAGACTTTACTTCAGAGCCCCGGCTTATTG ttattagaTCTTTTGATGTCAACAAACCTGGCTGTGAAGTTGATGACCTTAAGGGAGGTGTAGCTGGTGGTAGTATCCTAAAAGGAGTATTAAAG GTGGGCCAGGAGATAGAAGTAAGACCTGGTATTGTTTCCAAAGATAGTGAAGGAAAACTCATGTGTAAACCAATCTTTTCCAAAATTGTATCACTTTTTGCAGAGCATAATGATCTGCAATATGCTGCTCCAGGTGGTCTTATTG GAGTTGGAACAAAAATTGACCCCACTTTGTGCCGGGCTGACAGAATGGTGGGGCAAGTACTTGGTGCAGTCGGAGCTTTACCTGAgatattcacagaattggaaatttCCTATTTCCTGCTTAGACGGCTTCTAGGTGTACGCACTGAAGGAGACAAGAAAGCAGCAAAg gttCAAAAGCTGTCTAAGAATGAAGTGCTCATGGTGAACATAGGATCCCTGTCAACAGGAGGGAGAGTTAGTGCTGTCAAGGCCGATTTGGGTAAAATTGTTTTGACCAATCCAGTGTGCACAGAGGTAGGAGAAAAAATTGCCCTTAGCCGAAGAGTTGAAAAACACTGGCG